In one Agrobacterium tumefaciens genomic region, the following are encoded:
- a CDS encoding ribose-phosphate pyrophosphokinase, giving the protein MKVFAGNSNRHLAEAICKYLNVPLGNATVKRFADQEIFVEISENVRGEDVFLVQSTSFPANDHLMELLIMIDAMRRSSAKRITAVLPYFGYARQDRKAGPRTPISAKLVANLITEAGADRVLTLDLHAGQIQGFFDIPTDNLFAAPILARDVKDHYDTNNVMVVSPDVGGVVRARALAKRLDCLLAIVDKRRDRPGESEVMNVIGDVSGKDCILIDDIVDSGGTLCNAAEALLKKGATSVTAYITHGVLSGGAVARVASSKLRELVITDSIQPTTAVQSAHNIRVVSTAGLLGEAINRTAQEQSVSGLFD; this is encoded by the coding sequence ACGTTCCCTTGGGAAATGCCACCGTAAAGCGGTTTGCTGACCAGGAAATTTTCGTAGAAATCAGTGAAAATGTGCGCGGCGAGGACGTTTTCCTCGTCCAGTCCACATCGTTTCCGGCAAACGATCATCTGATGGAACTGCTCATCATGATCGATGCCATGCGCCGCTCCTCGGCAAAGCGCATCACGGCGGTGCTTCCCTATTTCGGTTACGCCCGCCAGGACCGCAAGGCCGGCCCCCGCACTCCGATTTCCGCCAAACTCGTTGCCAATCTGATTACCGAAGCCGGCGCCGACCGCGTTCTCACCCTCGATCTCCATGCCGGCCAGATCCAGGGTTTCTTCGATATCCCCACCGACAACCTCTTCGCAGCGCCCATCCTGGCCCGCGATGTGAAGGATCATTACGACACCAACAACGTCATGGTTGTTTCGCCCGACGTCGGCGGCGTTGTCCGCGCCCGTGCGCTGGCCAAGCGCCTCGACTGTCTGCTGGCCATCGTTGACAAGCGCCGTGACCGTCCGGGCGAATCCGAAGTCATGAACGTCATCGGCGATGTTTCCGGCAAGGATTGCATCCTCATCGACGATATCGTCGATTCCGGCGGCACGCTCTGCAATGCGGCGGAAGCACTTCTCAAGAAGGGCGCCACCAGCGTCACCGCCTATATCACCCACGGCGTGCTTTCCGGCGGCGCGGTTGCCCGCGTTGCCTCCTCGAAGCTGCGCGAACTCGTCATCACCGACAGCATCCAGCCGACCACCGCCGTCCAGTCCGCGCATAATATCCGCGTGGTCAGCACAGCCGGTCTGCTCGGCGAAGCGATCAACCGCACAGCGCAGGAACAGTCGGTTTCCGGCCTGTTCGACTGA
- a CDS encoding phosphatase PAP2 family protein — MDDDLSHMRITIWVMFATLALVILFATFPSIDLAVSSLFFSPEGRLWAGREPLPEWLRDTLRELTELAALLAFIVFVGNIRLGALQRTGWRVWAFLWGPVVLCAGLLVNGVLKANIGRARPFSVSDFGGQQLFTPPFQFSTQCYSNCSFSSGETALIASFFLPLCVLVWHRLQWRGRFVMGSAAAGAIILMSGLRIAAGGHFLSDVVMSVLFSALTTLFLYRVLAISRHRQVFTGDAVTADAISLWRNGSHAVRARFRRWWPKIKAAATRLQGPPGAGTASS; from the coding sequence ATGGACGATGATCTCTCGCATATGCGGATCACGATCTGGGTGATGTTCGCCACATTGGCGCTCGTTATCCTGTTCGCGACCTTCCCGTCGATCGATCTTGCGGTCTCGTCGCTGTTCTTTTCTCCCGAAGGGCGTCTGTGGGCAGGTCGCGAGCCGCTTCCCGAATGGCTCCGCGACACATTGCGCGAGCTGACGGAACTCGCCGCTCTTCTGGCCTTCATCGTCTTTGTCGGCAATATCCGGCTGGGCGCTTTGCAGCGTACGGGCTGGCGGGTCTGGGCCTTTCTCTGGGGGCCGGTGGTTCTCTGCGCCGGGCTGCTGGTGAACGGGGTGCTGAAAGCCAATATTGGCCGTGCCCGGCCATTCAGCGTCAGCGATTTTGGCGGGCAGCAATTGTTCACGCCGCCTTTCCAGTTCAGTACGCAGTGTTATTCGAACTGTTCGTTTTCCTCGGGAGAAACCGCACTCATCGCGAGTTTTTTCCTGCCGCTCTGTGTGCTGGTCTGGCATCGCCTGCAATGGCGCGGGCGGTTTGTCATGGGCAGCGCCGCCGCCGGCGCCATAATCCTCATGTCAGGCCTGCGCATTGCAGCCGGCGGGCATTTCCTCAGCGATGTGGTGATGTCGGTTCTGTTTTCGGCCCTGACGACGCTGTTTCTCTACCGGGTGCTGGCGATCTCCCGCCACCGCCAGGTATTTACCGGCGATGCCGTGACAGCCGACGCAATCAGCCTGTGGCGTAATGGCAGCCATGCTGTCCGTGCCCGCTTCCGGCGCTGGTGGCCGAAAATCAAAGCCGCCGCCACACGCCTGCAAGGGCCTCCGGGTGCGGGGACGGCATCGTCCTGA